CGCATGGAGGACACGATCCGGCTCCTGGCCGAGCGCGGCCTGGAAATCCCGGTGATGATCGGCGGAGCCGTGGTCACCGAGCACTTCGCCCAGGCCATCGGCGCGGCCGGCCACTCCACGGACGCGGTCTCCGCCGTGCGCCTGGCCAAGCGGCTGGCCGGGACGCTGCAATAGCCCGCGCTTCCCCTTGGCCGGGGAATCTGCTACAGGGGGACCAGTCATGAACCAAGGACATGCCATGAATTCCCGACTCTTCCTCGCGCGCCTGCTGGCGGCGGCCCTGCTGGCGGTGGCCCTGTTCAGCACCACGGCCTGCGGCGGCTCCGAACCGCCCAGGAAGACGTCCGGTGGAGACTGGCCCGCCGTGGACGCGGCCGGGGTCAAAGCCCTGGTGGCGGAGAGCAAGGGCGCGCCGCTCCTGCTCTGCTTCTGGACCACCTGGTGCCCGTCCTGCCGCCAGGAGATGGGTGAGCTGGCCAAGATCCGCTCGGCCTACAAGCCCGAACAACTGCGGGTGGTGGCCGTGTCCCTGGACGAAAGCGTGGACGCCCTGAAGGAATTCTTCAAGGACAAGCCGCCGGTGGAGGTGCTGCACGCCGGGCCGGCCGTGGGCCAGGCCTACGGCATCGAGTCCATCCCGCACCTCATGATCTACGACCGCGACGGCAAACAGGTCTTCAACCGCCCCGGCGCCTATCCCTTCGCCATGCTCGACGGCCTGATCAAGGGGCACGTCAAGGAATGACCCAGCCGCTGCTGCGCAAGGCCCGCATCGGGGACGCCAAGGCCATCCACGGGCTGCTCCTGAA
This is a stretch of genomic DNA from Desulfovibrio aminophilus DSM 12254. It encodes these proteins:
- a CDS encoding TlpA family protein disulfide reductase, giving the protein MNSRLFLARLLAAALLAVALFSTTACGGSEPPRKTSGGDWPAVDAAGVKALVAESKGAPLLLCFWTTWCPSCRQEMGELAKIRSAYKPEQLRVVAVSLDESVDALKEFFKDKPPVEVLHAGPAVGQAYGIESIPHLMIYDRDGKQVFNRPGAYPFAMLDGLIKGHVKE